A single genomic interval of Prochlorococcus marinus XMU1406 harbors:
- the ctaD gene encoding cytochrome c oxidase subunit I has product MTISIDPQKTNNESLQPKGWLRYFSFSLDHKVIGIQYLVCGFLFYLIGGTLASAIRIELASPMSDFMPRDVYNQVLTLHGTIMIFLWIVPVVNGAFGNYLIPFYVGARDMAFPRLNAVAFWLIPPSGLMLVASYFVEGAAQAGWTAYPPLSITTPQSGQIIWILSVLLLGGSSIFGGINFIATIIKLRRPGLKLMQLPMYCWAMLGTSLLVVLSTPVLAGTLILLSFDIIANTGFFNPVLGGNVVVYQHLFWFYSHPAVYIMVLPAFGLVSEILPVHARKPLFGYTTMVFSIMGIVVLGLVVWAHHMFTSGTPPWMRLFFTIATAFIAVPTGIKFFNWVATLWGGKISINSAMLFSCGFIINFVFGGITGVALAQVPFDIHVHDTYFVVAHFHYIVYGGTVFIIFSSIYHWFPKVTGKMLNENLGILHFIITFIGFNLCFAPQHWLGLNGMPRRVAEYDPQFQFVNQISSLGALLMAISTIPFLINVFLSVRNGKDAGDNPWDALTPEWLTSSPPPVENWEGEAPLVEEPYGYGKEISEQQ; this is encoded by the coding sequence ATGACAATATCAATTGATCCACAAAAAACTAATAATGAAAGCCTTCAACCTAAAGGCTGGCTTAGATACTTTAGTTTTAGCCTTGATCATAAAGTAATTGGGATACAGTACTTAGTTTGCGGTTTTCTTTTCTATTTAATAGGAGGAACCTTAGCGAGCGCTATAAGAATTGAACTAGCTAGTCCAATGTCTGATTTTATGCCAAGAGATGTTTATAACCAAGTTTTAACTTTACACGGAACAATAATGATATTTCTATGGATAGTGCCTGTAGTAAACGGTGCTTTTGGAAATTATTTAATACCATTTTATGTAGGTGCGAGAGATATGGCATTCCCAAGATTAAATGCCGTAGCGTTTTGGTTAATTCCTCCTTCAGGTTTGATGCTAGTAGCAAGCTATTTTGTTGAGGGTGCTGCTCAGGCTGGATGGACGGCTTATCCACCTTTGAGCATAACTACTCCTCAATCGGGACAAATTATTTGGATTCTTAGCGTTCTATTACTTGGAGGCAGTTCTATATTTGGTGGAATAAACTTTATCGCGACCATTATAAAATTAAGAAGGCCAGGATTAAAACTTATGCAATTGCCAATGTATTGTTGGGCAATGCTTGGGACAAGTCTATTAGTTGTTTTGTCAACTCCTGTTTTAGCAGGAACTTTAATTCTACTTAGCTTCGATATCATCGCTAATACAGGTTTTTTCAATCCTGTTTTAGGTGGCAATGTCGTAGTTTATCAGCATTTATTTTGGTTTTATTCTCATCCAGCTGTATACATCATGGTCCTTCCTGCCTTTGGTTTAGTTAGTGAAATACTTCCTGTACATGCTAGAAAACCACTTTTTGGATATACAACAATGGTTTTTTCAATAATGGGGATAGTAGTTTTAGGTTTAGTTGTTTGGGCGCATCACATGTTTACGAGTGGAACGCCCCCTTGGATGAGATTGTTCTTTACTATTGCCACAGCATTTATTGCTGTTCCAACAGGTATAAAATTTTTCAATTGGGTTGCAACATTATGGGGAGGTAAAATTTCCATCAATAGTGCAATGCTATTCTCTTGCGGATTTATTATAAATTTTGTTTTTGGAGGTATTACAGGAGTTGCTTTGGCACAGGTACCTTTCGATATTCACGTACATGATACCTATTTCGTTGTAGCCCATTTTCATTACATAGTTTATGGAGGGACTGTTTTTATTATTTTCTCTTCAATTTATCATTGGTTCCCCAAAGTAACTGGGAAAATGCTCAATGAAAACTTAGGAATTTTACATTTTATCATTACCTTTATTGGATTTAACTTGTGCTTTGCTCCTCAACATTGGCTTGGTTTAAATGGAATGCCAAGAAGAGTTGCAGAATATGATCCTCAATTCCAGTTCGTTAATCAAATTAGTAGCCTTGGGGCTCTTTTGATGGCTATAAGTACAATTCCTTTTTTAATCAATGTGTTCCTCAGCGTAAGAAATGGGAAAGATGCTGGCGATAACCCTTGGGATGCTCTTACACCTGAATGGTTAACATCCTCTCCACCTCCAGTTGAAAATTGGGAAGGAGAAGCTCCATTAGTTGAAGAACCTTATGGTTATGGTAAAGAAATTTCTGAACAACAATAA
- the coxB gene encoding cytochrome c oxidase subunit II produces the protein MLNKNIYLILIISLVFAISFWIGFNVNLLPAEASINAPIYDELFKILFIIGLIIFIGMTIAVIYSLFKFRKRNDQIGDGIALEGNLSLEIVWTIIPSIIVLLIGLYSYNIYDRMGGMKELNHNHGMMTSNTEKIWAGISQTSDNEIAINNLSIEVSAMQFAFLFNYPKGNFISGELHVPVDQKVSMKMESKDVIHAFWVPEFRIKQDIIPGQPTILNFTPTKVGKYPIICAELCGPYHGGMRASIIVEEESDYNEWFNKNKKPEVNL, from the coding sequence TTGTTAAATAAAAACATTTATTTAATACTAATTATTTCACTCGTTTTTGCTATATCTTTTTGGATTGGTTTTAATGTAAATTTGCTCCCAGCTGAAGCAAGTATTAATGCCCCAATTTACGATGAACTTTTTAAAATTCTTTTCATCATTGGATTAATTATTTTTATAGGAATGACAATAGCTGTTATTTATAGCTTATTTAAGTTTAGAAAAAGAAATGATCAGATAGGCGACGGTATAGCTTTAGAGGGAAATTTAAGCTTAGAAATTGTATGGACAATTATCCCTTCAATAATTGTTTTATTAATAGGTTTATATAGCTACAACATCTACGATCGAATGGGAGGGATGAAAGAACTAAATCATAATCACGGAATGATGACTTCTAACACTGAAAAAATATGGGCTGGCATAAGTCAAACTTCTGATAATGAAATAGCAATAAATAATTTATCAATTGAGGTGTCAGCTATGCAATTTGCATTTCTATTCAATTATCCCAAGGGCAATTTCATATCAGGAGAACTACACGTTCCTGTTGATCAAAAAGTATCAATGAAAATGGAATCTAAAGATGTAATTCATGCTTTTTGGGTTCCAGAGTTCAGAATAAAACAGGACATTATTCCTGGACAACCTACTATTCTAAATTTCACTCCTACAAAAGTAGGAAAATATCCAATAATTTGTGCAGAATTATGCGGTCCATATCATGGAGGAATGAGAGCCTCCATAATTGTTGAAGAAGAATCAGATTACAACGAATGGTTTAACAAAAATAAAAAACCAGAGGTAAATTTATGA
- a CDS encoding COX15/CtaA family protein codes for MINSQLYKSKYLTIFKRLGSHSVLALIALIVIGGATRVMEAGLACPDWPLCYGSFLPFNHMNLRVFLEWFHRLDAFLVGILILFKFALSILWKNEIPNWLPKTYSLLLFLVIVQGSFGALTVINLLDSYTVTGHLLIAFLLLITTISINQNLENDQLEEPLIWWRLLLLVPLLFTLIQSFIGVRLSSTWSAHLCLSFNKQCLILNTHKLFAFPIAFSILLVIATAIYKRSLLNKNWKYLLALIFLFFFQIALGVLSLKTNLNEPIFIIGHQLNASLFIAILTTLIFRNPFTKKGLNHSLNSQMVGINS; via the coding sequence TTGATTAATAGTCAATTATATAAATCAAAATATCTGACAATTTTTAAAAGGTTGGGAAGTCATAGTGTACTTGCACTTATCGCACTAATCGTAATTGGTGGTGCTACGAGAGTCATGGAGGCAGGGCTTGCATGCCCAGATTGGCCATTATGTTACGGATCTTTTTTGCCTTTTAATCATATGAACCTAAGAGTATTTCTAGAGTGGTTTCATCGTCTAGATGCTTTTCTGGTTGGAATATTAATTCTTTTTAAATTTGCCCTTTCAATTCTTTGGAAAAATGAAATTCCAAATTGGTTACCTAAAACTTATTCATTATTACTTTTTCTTGTTATTGTCCAAGGATCTTTTGGAGCTTTAACAGTTATAAACCTGCTTGATTCATATACTGTTACTGGTCATCTTTTAATAGCTTTTCTACTTCTCATCACAACAATTTCAATAAATCAAAATTTAGAAAATGATCAACTAGAAGAGCCATTAATTTGGTGGAGATTATTATTGTTAGTTCCTCTTTTATTTACTCTGATTCAATCTTTTATTGGAGTAAGGCTTTCATCAACCTGGTCAGCACATCTTTGCTTATCTTTTAATAAACAATGTCTAATTCTAAATACTCATAAATTATTTGCTTTCCCAATTGCTTTTTCAATTCTATTAGTTATTGCTACTGCAATTTATAAGAGAAGTTTGCTTAATAAAAATTGGAAATATCTCTTAGCACTCATCTTTCTATTTTTTTTCCAAATTGCTTTGGGTGTTTTAAGTCTTAAAACAAATTTGAATGAACCTATTTTTATTATTGGTCATCAACTTAACGCCTCTTTATTTATTGCGATATTAACAACATTAATTTTTAGAAATCCTTTTACCAAAAAAGGCCTAAACCACTCCCTAAATTCTCAAATGGTGGGTATCAATTCATGA
- a CDS encoding heme o synthase — protein sequence MNSSNLENLNYKSSIRDEVVPSRKRLTLPPWLEVAKPRLIPLLLATTLGGMALTEEWPLSSPKLICTLGGGALAAAAAGALNCLWEMELDKKMIRTSKRALPAGKLSSETVFLAAVSCTLAALMLLVSGVNYLAAGLTLLGLFSYVILYTVILKPRTTKNIVFGGVAGAIPPLVGASAATGHVGLSGWWLFGLVMLWTPAHFWALAILLKDDYASVGIPMLPSVKGSVFTAKAISRYGWATVLMSIMGVFALPEGGLLYGIMLLPFNGRLLQLINELKKSPDDLSRAKSLFRWSILYMFGICLLLLISRTQQSVEFEQQSMQIFLSIVSLLSN from the coding sequence ATGAACAGTAGTAACTTAGAAAACTTGAACTATAAATCATCAATTAGAGATGAAGTTGTACCTTCAAGAAAAAGATTAACTTTGCCGCCTTGGCTTGAAGTCGCAAAACCTAGATTAATCCCACTTTTATTGGCAACAACTTTGGGAGGAATGGCTCTAACAGAAGAATGGCCTTTGTCTTCACCGAAACTTATCTGTACTTTAGGAGGCGGTGCTTTGGCAGCAGCAGCAGCAGGAGCTCTTAATTGCTTGTGGGAAATGGAATTAGACAAGAAGATGATAAGAACTAGCAAAAGAGCCTTGCCAGCAGGAAAGTTGTCTTCTGAGACTGTATTTTTAGCTGCCGTATCATGTACTTTGGCAGCTTTGATGCTTTTAGTAAGTGGTGTAAATTATTTGGCTGCGGGATTAACTCTTCTTGGTTTATTTAGCTACGTAATTTTATATACAGTTATTTTGAAACCTCGTACAACAAAAAATATTGTTTTCGGAGGAGTTGCTGGTGCGATACCACCTTTAGTTGGAGCATCTGCTGCTACAGGGCATGTAGGTCTTAGTGGTTGGTGGTTGTTTGGTTTAGTAATGTTATGGACCCCAGCTCATTTTTGGGCACTTGCAATTTTGTTGAAGGATGATTACGCATCTGTTGGTATTCCTATGCTCCCTTCTGTTAAAGGATCTGTTTTTACTGCTAAAGCGATTTCTCGTTATGGATGGGCAACAGTTTTAATGAGTATTATGGGAGTCTTTGCTTTACCTGAAGGGGGCTTATTATACGGCATTATGTTATTGCCATTTAATGGAAGACTTTTGCAATTAATAAATGAATTAAAGAAATCTCCTGATGATCTTTCAAGAGCAAAGTCTCTTTTTAGGTGGTCTATTCTCTATATGTTTGGTATTTGTCTTTTGTTATTAATTTCCAGAACCCAACAATCCGTAGAATTTGAGCAGCAATCTATGCAAATATTTTTATCTATAGTATCCCTGCTTAGTAATTAA
- a CDS encoding ABC transporter ATP-binding protein — translation MNYIKVKGLSKSYSEIKALKNLSMEIEAGTLFGILGPNGAGKSTLIKILATLIEPDGGEVLINNINLIKNSRKIRELIGYVAQDIALDKILTGRELLDFQADLYHINKNKKFERIKKLIDQLEMNDWIDRKCGTYSGGMKRRIDLAAGLLHLPQVLILDEPTVGLDIESRNIIWQLLKDLRNNGMTIILSSHYLDEIDKLADKLVIIDDGRVIAQGAPTELKNKLGGDRVTLKVREFSNQEEAKNICQILSSIDGISQTIINESQGFSINFVADKEKDLLTKLKVELAFSKFEIFSLTQSQPSLDDVYLQATGKTLLDAEISMAGKRDLKKESKQSMR, via the coding sequence ATGAATTATATAAAAGTTAAAGGGCTCTCAAAATCTTATTCAGAAATCAAGGCTTTAAAAAATTTATCAATGGAAATTGAAGCTGGAACATTATTCGGAATACTAGGTCCAAATGGTGCTGGTAAATCAACACTTATAAAAATACTCGCTACTTTAATAGAGCCTGATGGTGGAGAAGTTTTAATAAATAATATTAATCTGATAAAAAATTCAAGGAAAATTAGAGAATTAATTGGTTATGTTGCCCAGGATATTGCACTTGATAAAATATTAACTGGACGAGAGCTTTTGGATTTTCAAGCAGATTTATATCACATCAATAAAAACAAAAAATTTGAAAGGATAAAGAAATTAATAGATCAATTAGAAATGAATGATTGGATTGATCGTAAGTGCGGAACTTATTCAGGGGGAATGAAAAGAAGAATAGATCTTGCAGCCGGACTTTTACATTTGCCCCAAGTATTAATATTGGATGAACCTACAGTTGGTTTAGATATTGAAAGTAGAAATATCATATGGCAACTTTTGAAAGATTTGAGAAATAATGGAATGACTATTATTTTAAGCAGTCACTATCTTGATGAAATAGATAAATTGGCAGACAAATTAGTGATAATTGATGATGGAAGAGTCATAGCACAAGGGGCTCCTACAGAACTGAAAAATAAATTAGGAGGAGATAGAGTAACTTTGAAAGTAAGAGAATTTAGTAATCAGGAAGAAGCAAAAAATATATGCCAAATTTTATCTTCAATAGATGGAATTAGTCAGACTATAATAAATGAATCTCAAGGTTTCTCGATAAATTTTGTAGCAGATAAGGAAAAAGATTTACTTACGAAGCTCAAAGTGGAATTGGCCTTCTCAAAGTTTGAAATTTTTTCTCTTACCCAAAGTCAGCCAAGCTTGGATGATGTATATCTTCAGGCAACAGGGAAAACATTATTGGATGCCGAAATTTCTATGGCAGGGAAAAGAGACCTTAAAAAAGAATCAAAGCAATCAATGCGATAA
- a CDS encoding ABC transporter permease → MELQQYNLSFLYQETFALTKRLFIQLKRRPSTLLAGILQPIIWLFLFGALFSKAPEGFLPGVDSYGNFLGAGLIVFTAFSGALNSGLPLMFDREFGFLNRLLVAPLTSRLSIVLSSFFYITILSFVQSIVIMVVSYILGYGWPNLYGLGIVFTTLILLVLFVTSISLCLAFVLPGHIELIALIFVVNLPLLFASTALAPISFMPNWLGWLASLNPLTFAIEPIRTAYTETMNLELVALHAPYGDLTCKSCISILFSLTVLSLIIIRPLLNKKLN, encoded by the coding sequence ATGGAATTACAACAGTATAATTTGTCTTTTTTATATCAAGAAACATTTGCCTTAACAAAGAGATTATTTATTCAATTAAAAAGAAGACCATCAACTCTTTTAGCTGGAATATTACAACCTATAATTTGGCTTTTTTTATTTGGGGCATTATTCTCTAAAGCTCCTGAAGGTTTTTTACCAGGAGTTGATTCTTATGGGAATTTTTTAGGAGCAGGACTTATTGTCTTCACTGCTTTTAGCGGAGCCCTAAATTCTGGTCTTCCTTTAATGTTTGATAGAGAGTTTGGATTTCTTAATAGATTACTTGTAGCTCCTTTAACCAGTAGATTATCCATAGTTTTATCTTCTTTTTTTTACATAACAATCCTGAGCTTTGTTCAGAGTATTGTAATAATGGTTGTTTCATACATTTTGGGTTATGGATGGCCTAACTTATATGGTTTAGGAATTGTTTTTACAACACTAATTCTATTGGTTCTTTTTGTTACATCAATAAGTTTATGTTTAGCGTTTGTCTTGCCAGGACATATTGAATTAATTGCTCTTATATTTGTAGTAAACTTACCTCTTCTTTTCGCAAGCACTGCTTTAGCTCCAATCTCTTTCATGCCAAATTGGCTTGGCTGGTTAGCCTCATTAAATCCATTAACTTTTGCTATTGAACCTATTAGGACTGCTTATACAGAAACTATGAATTTAGAATTAGTGGCTTTACATGCCCCATATGGTGATTTAACTTGTAAGAGTTGTATATCAATTTTATTTTCTTTAACAGTTTTATCCTTGATTATCATAAGGCCTCTGTTAAATAAGAAGTTAAATTAA
- a CDS encoding glycoprotein: MLLKNHLIEVFKKASSENNFLLKENIVLKWVHRFGIDSLSDLLIHSPVQKENHEEENQEQITLIEENHEEENQEQITLIEENHEEENQEQITLIDENHEEENQEQITLIDENHEEENQEQIKLELSKTVENIEEKNCESNHLKISNNNQVFNIKQNSNQINQYIKTPKLPLPNIRNLRKWINDDKKAS, translated from the coding sequence ATGCTTTTAAAAAATCATCTAATAGAAGTTTTTAAAAAAGCCTCTTCAGAAAATAATTTTTTGCTTAAAGAAAATATTGTTCTTAAGTGGGTCCATAGATTTGGGATTGATTCTTTAAGTGATTTATTAATCCATAGTCCAGTACAAAAGGAAAATCATGAAGAAGAAAATCAAGAACAAATAACTTTAATTGAGGAAAATCATGAAGAAGAAAATCAAGAACAAATAACTTTAATTGAGGAAAATCATGAAGAAGAAAATCAAGAACAAATAACTTTAATTGATGAAAATCATGAAGAAGAAAATCAAGAACAAATAACTTTAATTGATGAAAATCATGAAGAAGAAAATCAAGAACAAATTAAACTTGAATTATCAAAAACTGTTGAAAATATAGAAGAAAAAAATTGCGAATCAAATCACTTAAAAATTTCTAACAATAATCAAGTCTTTAATATTAAACAAAATTCTAATCAAATAAATCAATATATTAAAACCCCAAAATTGCCACTACCCAATATTAGAAATTTAAGAAAGTGGATTAATGACGATAAAAAAGCAAGTTAA
- the groL gene encoding chaperonin GroEL (60 kDa chaperone family; promotes refolding of misfolded polypeptides especially under stressful conditions; forms two stacked rings of heptamers to form a barrel-shaped 14mer; ends can be capped by GroES; misfolded proteins enter the barrel where they are refolded when GroES binds), whose product MAKQLSFSNESREALEKGVNFVANAVKVTIGPKAKNVVIEKKFGSPDIVRDGSTVAKEIEIENPISNLGAKLIEQVASKTKESAGDGTTTATILTQKMVQEGLKNIASGANPIELKKGMEAGLAFVLEKLSSKSISLSGSDIQKVATVSAGGDEEIGSIISKAMDIVTSDGVITVEESQSLETELDITEGMSFDRGYSSPYFVTDQERQVCELENPKILITDQKISTLVDLVPILEEIQKSGSPFLILAEDIEGEALTTLVLNKNSGVLNVASVRAPLFGERRKAALEDIAILTGAKLISEDKSMTLDKVSINDLGKAKKITITKDKTTIVAFEDTKDLVKERVEKLKREVNITESEYDQDKINERIAKLAGGVALIKVGAATETEMKYKKLRIEDSLNATKAAIEEGVVSGGGQTLIEISDDLLNLSQTSSDDLRTGINIIKEALLEPTKQIAKNAGFNGDVVVSEIKRLNKGFNANSGKYEDLKDSGILDPTKVIRLALQDSVSIAAMLLTTEVAMADIPEPEVAAPGGPGGDPMGGMGGMGMPGMGGMGMPGMGGMGMPGMGGMGMPGMGGMGMPGMM is encoded by the coding sequence ATGGCTAAACAGTTAAGTTTTTCTAATGAATCAAGAGAAGCTCTAGAAAAAGGTGTAAATTTCGTAGCTAATGCAGTAAAGGTTACTATTGGGCCAAAAGCAAAAAACGTTGTAATAGAAAAGAAATTTGGTTCGCCAGACATAGTAAGAGATGGATCTACAGTCGCTAAAGAGATCGAGATTGAAAACCCTATTTCTAATTTAGGTGCGAAATTAATAGAACAAGTCGCATCCAAGACAAAAGAGAGTGCTGGTGATGGAACAACAACAGCAACCATTCTGACTCAGAAGATGGTTCAGGAAGGATTAAAAAATATTGCTTCTGGCGCCAACCCTATTGAGTTAAAAAAAGGTATGGAGGCAGGCCTAGCTTTTGTCTTAGAAAAATTAAGTTCCAAAAGTATTTCATTGAGTGGTTCTGATATCCAAAAAGTTGCGACAGTCAGTGCTGGAGGTGATGAAGAAATTGGATCTATAATTTCGAAAGCAATGGATATTGTTACTTCAGATGGTGTAATAACTGTTGAAGAATCTCAATCACTAGAAACAGAATTAGATATAACTGAAGGGATGTCTTTTGATAGAGGTTATAGTTCTCCATATTTCGTAACAGACCAAGAGAGACAAGTTTGTGAACTTGAAAACCCTAAAATATTAATAACTGATCAAAAAATCTCAACTTTAGTTGATCTAGTTCCAATACTTGAAGAAATTCAGAAGTCAGGCTCACCTTTTCTAATTCTTGCTGAAGATATCGAGGGAGAGGCTTTAACCACTCTGGTTTTAAATAAAAATAGTGGGGTTTTAAATGTTGCTTCAGTAAGAGCTCCGTTATTTGGTGAGAGAAGAAAAGCTGCCCTTGAAGATATTGCAATTCTTACAGGGGCTAAGTTAATTAGTGAAGATAAATCAATGACACTTGATAAAGTATCGATTAATGATTTAGGAAAAGCAAAAAAAATAACTATCACAAAGGATAAAACTACAATTGTTGCCTTCGAAGACACTAAAGATTTAGTTAAAGAACGAGTAGAGAAATTAAAGAGAGAAGTCAATATAACTGAATCAGAGTATGATCAAGATAAAATCAATGAAAGGATAGCCAAACTAGCTGGAGGAGTAGCTCTTATCAAAGTAGGAGCTGCTACAGAAACAGAGATGAAGTATAAAAAATTGAGAATCGAAGATTCCCTTAATGCTACTAAAGCTGCTATTGAAGAGGGTGTTGTTTCTGGAGGAGGACAAACTTTAATTGAAATATCAGATGACCTTTTAAATTTAAGTCAAACATCTTCCGATGATTTAAGAACAGGGATAAATATAATTAAAGAAGCCCTTTTGGAACCAACCAAACAAATAGCAAAAAATGCTGGTTTTAATGGTGATGTAGTTGTCTCTGAAATTAAAAGACTTAACAAAGGCTTTAATGCTAATTCCGGAAAATATGAAGATTTAAAAGATTCAGGGATATTAGATCCAACCAAAGTAATAAGATTAGCCCTTCAAGATTCAGTATCTATTGCAGCTATGCTCCTCACAACAGAAGTTGCTATGGCAGATATTCCAGAGCCTGAAGTCGCAGCCCCTGGAGGGCCAGGTGGAGATCCAATGGGAGGAATGGGTGGCATGGGCATGCCAGGAATGGGTGGCATGGGTATGCCAGGAATGGGTGGCATGGGTATGCCAGGAATGGGTGGCATGGGTATGCCAGGAATGGGTGGCATGGGTATGCCAGGAATGATGTAA
- the fabG gene encoding 3-oxoacyl-[acyl-carrier-protein] reductase, with protein sequence MSNKDSLSGKVALITGASRGIGKEIALELSRLGAEVFINYSSSDEKAEEVVNSIKNSGGKAHKLKFDVSKEDSVSLAFEEIIKINGTIDILINNAGITRDGLLMRMKSEQWDDVLNTNLKGVFLCTKYASKFMMKKRSGSIVNISSVVGIIGNPGQANYSAAKAGVIGFTKTCAKEFASRGINVNAIAPGFIETEMTEKLNTEEILKVIPLGKLGSCTQIANLVAFLVSSDAGSYITGQTISIDGGMSI encoded by the coding sequence ATGTCCAATAAAGATTCATTATCAGGCAAAGTTGCTTTAATCACTGGAGCTAGCAGAGGAATTGGTAAAGAAATTGCTTTAGAACTAAGCCGCTTAGGAGCAGAAGTTTTTATTAATTACTCTTCTTCTGATGAAAAAGCTGAAGAAGTTGTAAATTCAATAAAAAATTCGGGAGGTAAAGCTCATAAATTAAAATTTGATGTTTCAAAAGAGGATTCTGTCAGTTTAGCTTTTGAAGAAATAATCAAAATTAATGGCACCATTGATATCCTCATTAACAATGCTGGCATTACGAGAGATGGACTATTGATGAGAATGAAATCGGAACAATGGGATGACGTACTCAATACGAACTTAAAAGGAGTTTTTCTTTGTACAAAATATGCTTCAAAATTTATGATGAAAAAAAGAAGTGGTAGCATCGTAAATATTTCATCTGTTGTTGGAATAATTGGTAATCCAGGGCAAGCAAATTATTCTGCTGCCAAAGCTGGAGTTATTGGATTTACCAAAACTTGCGCTAAAGAATTTGCTTCAAGAGGTATAAACGTAAATGCAATAGCTCCTGGTTTCATAGAAACAGAGATGACTGAAAAACTTAATACTGAAGAGATTCTTAAAGTTATTCCTTTAGGGAAATTAGGAAGTTGTACTCAAATTGCAAACTTAGTGGCATTCTTAGTTTCAAGTGATGCAGGGAGCTACATTACAGGGCAAACAATCAGTATTGACGGGGGTATGAGTATTTAA
- the ispD gene encoding 2-C-methyl-D-erythritol 4-phosphate cytidylyltransferase, with amino-acid sequence MHFLIPAAGSGSRMKAGKNKLLIDLEGESLIFWTLKSVFSASSTNWVGIIGQPKDKNLLLNSVKDFAPKVHWINGGNTRQQSVFNGLNALPKDAEKVLIHDGARCLINPELIDLCAKELDENEAVILATKITDTIKIVDNKGFIKETPDRNYLWAAQTPQGFLVDRLKKAHKMAIDKNWNVTDDASLFEMLNWKVKIIEGTYSNIKITSPIDLKIAKLFVKNP; translated from the coding sequence GTGCACTTTTTAATACCAGCTGCAGGGAGCGGTAGCAGAATGAAAGCTGGAAAAAATAAATTACTTATTGATTTAGAGGGAGAGTCTTTGATTTTTTGGACACTAAAATCTGTATTTTCTGCAAGCTCAACAAATTGGGTTGGAATAATTGGGCAGCCGAAAGATAAAAATTTATTATTAAATTCAGTAAAGGATTTTGCCCCTAAAGTTCATTGGATTAATGGTGGTAATACAAGACAGCAGTCAGTTTTTAATGGTTTAAATGCGCTACCAAAAGATGCTGAAAAAGTTTTAATACATGATGGTGCTAGATGTCTAATTAATCCTGAATTGATAGACCTTTGTGCCAAGGAATTAGATGAAAATGAAGCTGTAATTTTGGCTACTAAGATAACTGACACAATAAAGATTGTTGATAATAAAGGTTTTATTAAAGAAACACCAGATAGAAATTATTTATGGGCAGCGCAAACTCCTCAGGGCTTTTTAGTAGATAGATTAAAAAAAGCTCATAAGATGGCAATTGATAAAAACTGGAATGTCACAGATGATGCCTCACTATTCGAAATGCTTAATTGGAAAGTGAAGATTATTGAAGGAACTTATTCAAATATAAAAATTACATCCCCTATAGATTTGAAAATAGCAAAACTTTTTGTGAAGAACCCCTAG